A genomic stretch from Bradyrhizobium sp. 195 includes:
- a CDS encoding 2-hydroxychromene-2-carboxylate isomerase — MTLKVEFQFDFGSPNAYLAEVAIPGIEQRTGVKFTYVPVLLGGIYKATGNMSPFESLHGIKNKPEYQALEIQRFIRRHNITKFRQNSFFPVNTLMLMRGAVAAQFEGVFEPYFRAAYHHMWEEPKKMDDLEIFRSAFVSSGIDIDRLMARAQQDDVKKRLIDLTTDAVSRGAFGSPTFFVGKEMFFGKDQIRDVEESIVEQTRQPLPKTA; from the coding sequence ATGACCTTGAAAGTTGAATTCCAGTTCGATTTCGGTAGCCCGAACGCCTATCTGGCGGAAGTGGCCATTCCGGGCATTGAGCAGCGGACCGGCGTGAAATTCACCTACGTCCCGGTTCTGCTTGGCGGAATTTACAAGGCGACGGGCAACATGTCCCCGTTCGAATCGCTTCACGGAATCAAGAACAAGCCGGAATATCAGGCGCTGGAGATCCAGCGGTTTATCCGACGCCACAACATCACGAAATTTCGCCAGAATTCCTTCTTTCCGGTCAACACGCTGATGCTGATGCGCGGTGCTGTCGCCGCCCAATTCGAGGGCGTGTTCGAGCCCTATTTTCGCGCCGCCTATCATCACATGTGGGAAGAGCCGAAGAAAATGGACGATCTCGAAATCTTCCGCAGCGCGTTTGTTTCCTCGGGCATCGATATCGATCGGCTGATGGCGCGTGCACAGCAGGATGACGTCAAGAAGCGCCTGATCGATCTGACCACCGACGCCGTCAGTCGAGGAGCATTCGGCTCTCCGACCTTTTTCGTCGGAAAGGAAATGTTCTTCGGCAAGGACCAGATCCGCGACGTCGAGGAGTCCATTGTCGAGCAAACCAGACAACCTCTTCCCAAGACAGCCTGA
- a CDS encoding response regulator transcription factor: MKRILIADDHEVVRSGLRAIVDTRSDWIVVGEATNGEQAVALALETKPDVVIVDYSMPLMNGLEVSRRLKSLHLRSEILILTMHENEELLTEAILAGVRGFLFKSDARKHLLSAVEALLDRRPYFTSVLLEKLLHDYQLNKLNKSDMLLTSREQSVVQLIAEGHTNRSISVILQLSVKTVETHRASAMRKLGMSSTAELVRYAIRKKLVAP, encoded by the coding sequence GTGAAGCGGATCTTGATTGCGGATGATCATGAAGTCGTGCGTTCAGGGCTGCGCGCGATCGTCGACACGCGCTCCGACTGGATCGTCGTCGGCGAAGCAACGAATGGCGAGCAGGCCGTCGCATTGGCTTTGGAGACGAAGCCGGACGTCGTGATCGTCGACTATTCGATGCCCCTCATGAATGGGTTGGAGGTCAGCCGCCGATTGAAGTCACTTCACCTGCGCAGTGAAATTCTGATTCTGACGATGCATGAAAACGAAGAGTTGCTGACCGAGGCCATTCTGGCGGGGGTCCGCGGCTTCTTGTTCAAATCGGATGCGAGGAAGCATCTGCTGTCCGCCGTCGAAGCGCTGCTGGATCGCAGACCTTATTTCACCAGCGTGTTGCTGGAGAAATTGCTCCATGACTACCAGCTCAACAAGCTGAACAAGTCGGATATGCTTCTCACCTCCCGCGAGCAGAGCGTGGTCCAGTTGATCGCGGAAGGACATACCAACAGGTCCATAAGCGTCATTCTGCAGTTGAGCGTGAAGACCGTCGAGACCCATCGCGCTTCGGCGATGCGCAAGCTGGGGATGTCGTCGACCGCTGAACTGGTCCGTTACGCCATCCGCAAGAAACTGGTGGCGCCCTGA
- a CDS encoding alpha/beta fold hydrolase: MLSMTEAQPSLLKISNKLSIRFQKTGSGPPLLLIHTIRTQLEYFRALAPLLARSHTVYAIDLPGHGHSPIDPGASFDEPYFRRAVIGFIEELNLSELTIVGESIGGALALTVAASLPQRVKRVFAVNSYDYETRYGDGIRRGNWFANFIIGSLQVPVLGAINASLENKLVLGKIMGGGYHDSGKLPADLLAEFDEVARRPGYKRAARKVLAGWQSWSKARDYYRQISAPVTLIYGDSDWSRPNERERTRSLIPAAQMVTLKNTGHFSAVEHPSELARLILAAE; the protein is encoded by the coding sequence ATGCTCAGCATGACCGAAGCCCAACCAAGTTTGCTGAAGATATCGAACAAGCTAAGCATACGCTTTCAAAAGACCGGCAGCGGGCCTCCGCTGCTCCTCATACATACGATCCGGACGCAGCTCGAATATTTCCGCGCTCTTGCGCCCCTCCTCGCCAGATCGCACACGGTGTACGCCATTGACCTCCCGGGCCACGGCCACTCACCAATCGATCCAGGTGCGAGCTTCGACGAGCCCTACTTCAGGCGAGCCGTCATTGGCTTCATCGAGGAGCTCAATCTCTCGGAGCTCACAATCGTCGGCGAGTCGATCGGCGGCGCATTGGCCCTCACGGTGGCGGCATCGCTTCCGCAGCGGGTGAAGCGGGTCTTTGCGGTCAACTCCTATGACTATGAGACCCGCTACGGCGACGGCATTCGACGCGGCAACTGGTTCGCGAACTTCATCATCGGAAGCTTGCAGGTCCCGGTGCTCGGCGCGATCAATGCATCGCTCGAAAACAAGCTCGTCCTCGGCAAGATCATGGGTGGCGGATATCACGACTCAGGCAAACTGCCGGCGGATCTGCTTGCTGAGTTCGATGAAGTTGCCCGCCGCCCGGGATACAAGCGGGCCGCACGCAAGGTGCTGGCAGGCTGGCAATCCTGGAGCAAGGCCCGCGATTACTATCGGCAGATCTCAGCGCCCGTGACGCTCATCTATGGCGATAGCGATTGGTCTCGTCCAAACGAGCGCGAACGCACACGCTCGCTGATTCCCGCCGCGCAGATGGTGACACTCAAGAATACCGGCCACTTCTCGGCTGTCGAGCATCCATCGGAGCTGGCTCGCTTGATACTGGCGGCGGAATGA
- a CDS encoding winged helix-turn-helix transcriptional regulator, whose protein sequence is MKWKELEEEPCSMARTIGVIGDRWTLLILRECFLRTRRFEGFQSALGITRHLLAERLKKLVRQGILRRIPYQESPKRHEYILTQKGLDLYPIMMAIVHWGDTHMVDERGRPLLHQHRKCGKDFDPVMVCAECGEPLSAKEVHTHPGPGARGLPEKSAPEVRKTKTRSRAA, encoded by the coding sequence ATGAAGTGGAAAGAACTCGAGGAAGAGCCGTGTTCGATGGCCCGAACCATCGGCGTGATCGGTGATCGCTGGACGCTTTTGATCCTGCGCGAATGCTTCCTGCGCACGCGCCGCTTCGAGGGGTTTCAGTCGGCGTTGGGAATCACACGACACTTGCTCGCCGAACGGCTGAAAAAGCTGGTTCGGCAAGGCATCCTGCGCCGCATTCCCTACCAGGAATCGCCCAAGCGCCACGAATATATCCTGACTCAGAAGGGCCTCGACCTCTATCCGATCATGATGGCGATCGTGCATTGGGGTGATACTCATATGGTCGACGAGCGCGGCCGCCCCTTGCTGCACCAGCATCGCAAATGCGGAAAGGACTTCGACCCGGTCATGGTGTGCGCCGAATGCGGCGAGCCGCTGTCGGCCAAGGAGGTTCATACTCACCCGGGGCCGGGCGCCCGCGGCCTCCCGGAGAAAAGCGCACCGGAGGTCCGGAAGACTAAAACGCGCTCACGCGCCGCTTGA
- a CDS encoding sensor histidine kinase, with protein MYEGINPAFELRLGISSEDIREMDVSNCLGRDDARAVSEALRACLAEGTEVRIRHRLAFGGQRQNMETTIVPIMDAAAGGVVRLIGSHCVARNGLFENGVERPDAAQASVNLLSIQEDIQQRIASDLHDSTCQHLIAASLGLMRIRRSMGDPVGAERLCDEIDASIDEALREIRAFAYLLHPQNLTAEGLKATIEHYADGFAARTSLRVTTRILAGVDRLPYEKQRSLLRVVQEALTNVFRHAKATEVSIVIDGTGRHFRLTVSDNGRGLQAGRANQAISTGVGIPAMRARLEQIGGSLEIRSDPATHRSGTVLCAVFPHALVTNRRNRRKDATVMGVPAGTH; from the coding sequence GTGTATGAGGGGATCAATCCGGCGTTCGAGCTTCGTCTCGGCATCTCGTCGGAAGACATCCGGGAGATGGATGTCTCCAACTGTCTCGGCAGGGACGACGCCAGAGCCGTCAGCGAAGCTCTCCGTGCGTGTCTCGCGGAAGGAACGGAGGTCAGGATTCGCCACCGCCTTGCATTTGGCGGCCAGCGCCAGAACATGGAAACGACCATCGTTCCGATCATGGACGCCGCGGCCGGTGGTGTGGTCCGGTTGATCGGCAGCCATTGCGTCGCGCGCAATGGACTTTTCGAAAACGGCGTTGAACGACCGGACGCCGCGCAGGCGAGCGTTAATTTGCTCTCCATTCAGGAGGATATCCAGCAGCGGATTGCGTCCGATCTGCATGACTCGACATGTCAGCACCTGATTGCCGCGAGTCTCGGTCTGATGCGGATCCGGCGGAGCATGGGCGATCCCGTCGGGGCCGAGCGCCTCTGCGATGAGATCGACGCGTCGATCGATGAGGCGCTCAGGGAAATCCGCGCTTTTGCCTACCTGCTGCACCCGCAGAATCTGACAGCCGAAGGGCTCAAGGCCACGATCGAGCACTATGCCGATGGATTCGCGGCGCGCACGTCGTTGCGGGTCACAACCAGGATCCTGGCCGGCGTCGATCGATTGCCCTACGAGAAGCAGCGCTCATTGCTTCGGGTTGTTCAGGAAGCTCTCACGAACGTATTCCGCCATGCAAAGGCAACGGAGGTGAGCATCGTCATTGACGGGACCGGCCGCCATTTTCGGCTGACCGTCAGCGACAACGGGCGCGGGCTTCAGGCCGGCCGCGCGAACCAGGCGATATCGACCGGCGTTGGAATTCCAGCCATGAGAGCAAGACTTGAGCAGATCGGAGGTTCGCTGGAGATCCGCTCCGATCCGGCAACGCATCGTTCCGGCACGGTTCTGTGCGCGGTCTTTCCGCATGCCTTGGTCACGAACAGGCGAAACCGGCGAAAGGACGCCACTGTCATGGGAGTCCCCGCAGGCACACACTGA
- a CDS encoding response regulator, translating into MKRFLIADDHEAVRSGLRAVLEQRADWEVVAEANDGGKALTAAIESRPHVAIVDFSMPRMTGLEVARRIREYPLQTEVLIFTVHNSGLLAQQAFEAGARAFLVKSDANRLLMAAVDSLLAHKRFCSEKCRNELNGGSGSNADRHPGLTPREQLVVKLVAEGYSNKGISAILNLSVKTTEAHRAAAMRKLDVSSTAGLVRYAVRAQLVEA; encoded by the coding sequence ATGAAGCGTTTTCTCATCGCTGATGACCACGAGGCGGTACGGTCGGGCTTGCGGGCGGTGCTCGAACAACGAGCGGATTGGGAAGTGGTCGCCGAGGCGAACGACGGCGGCAAGGCGCTGACAGCGGCGATCGAAAGCCGACCTCACGTGGCCATCGTCGATTTTTCCATGCCGCGGATGACCGGACTGGAGGTCGCGCGGCGGATCAGGGAATATCCGCTGCAGACCGAGGTCCTGATTTTCACGGTGCACAACTCCGGTCTACTCGCCCAGCAGGCATTTGAGGCCGGTGCGCGCGCCTTCCTGGTGAAATCGGACGCAAACAGATTGCTGATGGCGGCCGTCGACTCTCTTCTGGCGCACAAGCGGTTCTGTAGCGAAAAGTGCCGGAACGAACTGAACGGCGGATCTGGCAGCAATGCAGACAGGCACCCGGGGCTCACTCCGCGCGAGCAACTCGTCGTCAAACTGGTTGCCGAAGGCTACAGCAATAAGGGCATCAGTGCGATCCTCAACCTCAGCGTCAAGACCACTGAGGCTCATCGGGCCGCCGCGATGCGCAAGCTGGACGTGAGTTCGACTGCGGGCCTGGTCCGATACGCCGTCCGCGCGCAACTGGTCGAGGCATGA
- a CDS encoding ABC transporter substrate-binding protein, with product MLAKWKSLAALAMLLSSPALAADEPGITATEIKIGGVFPFSGPASSIGLVGKGLIAYIQLMNDRGGINGRKINYIAYDDAYSPPKAVEHVRKLVESDEVAFMFGQLGTPGLSATAKYLKAKGVPSIAIISGSSKFTDVASYPLTTTGLVSYDTEGKIYAKYLTKTLPNAKYAILYQNDDLGKDYVNAFKSFLGKDYDRKVVSASYEVTEPTVDSQITTLKSSGADALMIAGTPKFAAQAIRQASVIGWKATVIINFPSGSVGGTLAPAGLDKSTGVIVGTTNKDVMDPNWKDDPGMQAYRAFLDKYLPGVDITNGSYLTGYQQGILLEQMLKQCGNDLSRKNILAQAKSFKDFIVPTVLPGIKVNTSESENMIWTQMRLQRWTGSTWEAFGEVLDAKSE from the coding sequence ATGTTGGCGAAATGGAAGAGCCTTGCGGCTCTGGCGATGCTTTTGAGCAGTCCGGCGCTTGCAGCTGACGAGCCCGGAATTACCGCGACCGAGATCAAGATCGGCGGAGTGTTTCCGTTCAGCGGACCGGCGTCATCGATCGGTCTCGTGGGCAAGGGCCTTATCGCCTATATTCAATTGATGAATGACCGCGGCGGCATCAACGGCCGCAAGATCAACTACATCGCCTATGACGACGCCTACAGTCCTCCGAAGGCGGTGGAGCACGTCCGCAAGCTCGTCGAGAGCGACGAAGTGGCGTTCATGTTCGGCCAGCTCGGCACGCCAGGCCTCTCGGCCACGGCAAAATACCTGAAGGCGAAAGGGGTGCCCAGCATCGCCATCATCAGCGGCTCGTCCAAGTTCACTGACGTCGCCAGTTACCCGCTGACGACGACGGGCCTCGTCAGCTACGACACCGAAGGAAAAATCTACGCCAAATATCTGACCAAGACGCTGCCGAACGCCAAATACGCGATCCTCTATCAGAACGACGATCTCGGCAAAGATTACGTCAATGCCTTCAAGTCCTTTCTCGGCAAGGACTACGATCGAAAGGTCGTCAGCGCGTCCTATGAGGTCACGGAGCCGACCGTCGATTCGCAGATCACGACTCTGAAAAGCTCCGGTGCCGACGCCCTGATGATCGCGGGAACGCCGAAATTCGCCGCGCAGGCGATCCGGCAAGCTTCTGTGATCGGCTGGAAAGCGACTGTGATCATCAATTTTCCGTCCGGTTCTGTCGGCGGCACGCTCGCACCGGCTGGCCTCGACAAGTCGACCGGCGTGATCGTCGGGACCACCAACAAGGATGTCATGGATCCGAATTGGAAGGACGATCCGGGCATGCAGGCCTATCGGGCATTCCTCGACAAGTATCTGCCGGGCGTCGATATCACCAACGGCAGCTATCTGACCGGCTATCAGCAGGGCATCCTGCTCGAGCAGATGCTGAAACAATGCGGCAATGATCTGTCCCGCAAGAACATTCTCGCACAGGCCAAGAGCTTCAAGGATTTCATCGTCCCGACGGTACTGCCAGGGATCAAGGTGAATACCAGCGAATCCGAGAACATGATCTGGACGCAGATGCGGCTGCAGCGGTGGACCGGCTCGACCTGGGAAGCCTTCGGCGAGGTGTTGGACGCAAAGTCCGAATGA
- a CDS encoding basic amino acid/polyamine antiporter, translating into MTETSSIQKLSLFALTAMVVGSMVGSGIFSLPRTFGIATGPFGAIFAWCIAGGGMYTLARVFQALAERKPELDAGVYAYAKAGFGDYPGFLSAFGYWIGSCIGNVSYWVLIKSTLGAFFPIFGDGNTVIAIVVASIGIWLFHFMILRGVQQAAAINTIVTIAKIVPILVFIVILIVGFKADLFRTNFWGGEGMPDKGLFEQIRATMLVTVFVFLGIEGASVYSRYAKERAHVGAATILGFAVVTSLMVLVTMLPYAVLPRAEIAGMRQPSMATVLEAVVGHWGAIFVSVGLLVSVLGAYLAWSLICAEVLSAAGRTRDMPALFGTENANKVPAAALWLTNAIVQLFVISTYWSQDAFALMLNLTSVMSLIPFFLVAAYGLLLSRRGETYGKDSRDRTRDMIFAGIAVVYTLFLIYAAGMKFLLLSLILYAPGTALYFWARLEQKAKVFTAVEWVIFIAAAIGAAVGIHGLATGYITI; encoded by the coding sequence ATGACTGAGACGTCGTCAATCCAAAAGCTCTCGCTGTTCGCGTTGACCGCGATGGTGGTCGGCTCGATGGTCGGCTCGGGGATCTTTTCGCTGCCGAGAACCTTCGGCATCGCCACCGGACCGTTCGGAGCCATCTTCGCCTGGTGCATCGCCGGCGGCGGCATGTACACCCTCGCGCGGGTATTCCAGGCGCTGGCGGAACGAAAGCCCGAGCTCGATGCCGGCGTCTACGCCTATGCGAAGGCGGGGTTTGGCGACTATCCCGGCTTTCTGTCGGCATTCGGATATTGGATCGGCAGCTGCATCGGCAACGTTTCCTATTGGGTGCTGATCAAGTCGACGCTGGGCGCTTTCTTCCCGATCTTCGGGGACGGGAACACCGTGATCGCGATCGTCGTCGCCTCGATCGGAATATGGCTGTTCCATTTCATGATCCTGCGCGGTGTGCAGCAGGCGGCCGCGATCAACACGATCGTGACGATCGCGAAGATCGTGCCGATCCTCGTCTTCATCGTCATCCTGATCGTCGGCTTCAAGGCGGACCTATTTCGAACGAATTTCTGGGGCGGCGAGGGTATGCCGGACAAGGGTTTGTTCGAGCAGATTCGCGCGACCATGCTGGTCACCGTGTTCGTCTTTCTCGGCATCGAGGGCGCCAGCGTCTATTCACGCTATGCCAAGGAACGCGCGCACGTCGGCGCCGCGACCATTCTGGGATTTGCGGTCGTGACGAGCCTGATGGTGCTCGTGACCATGCTGCCCTATGCCGTGCTTCCTCGCGCCGAGATCGCCGGCATGCGGCAGCCGTCGATGGCGACGGTGCTGGAGGCTGTCGTCGGACATTGGGGCGCGATCTTCGTCAGCGTCGGGCTTCTGGTTTCGGTATTGGGGGCCTATCTCGCCTGGTCGCTGATTTGCGCCGAAGTGCTCTCCGCCGCCGGCCGGACCAGGGACATGCCCGCCCTGTTCGGCACGGAAAATGCGAACAAGGTGCCGGCTGCGGCGCTTTGGCTCACCAATGCGATCGTTCAGCTCTTCGTCATCAGCACCTATTGGTCGCAGGATGCGTTCGCGTTGATGCTCAATCTGACGAGCGTGATGTCGCTGATTCCGTTCTTCCTCGTCGCCGCTTATGGACTTCTGCTCAGTAGGCGAGGTGAGACCTATGGGAAGGACAGCCGCGACAGAACACGCGACATGATCTTTGCAGGCATCGCCGTCGTCTACACGCTCTTCCTGATCTACGCCGCCGGAATGAAGTTCCTGCTGCTGTCCTTGATCCTCTATGCGCCCGGTACGGCACTCTACTTCTGGGCGCGTCTGGAACAGAAGGCGAAGGTCTTCACCGCCGTCGAGTGGGTCATCTTCATCGCCGCCGCCATCGGCGCTGCTGTCGGGATCCACGGCTTGGCCACCGGTTACATCACCATCTAG
- a CDS encoding MarR family winged helix-turn-helix transcriptional regulator, translating into MPRAAAKSSDLVDDPARCNCNQVRRAARRLSRYYDLALAPSGLKSTQYSLLSYLVTSGPMTMARLAKLMSMDRATTGHNLRPLERDGFVEISVGENDRRERIVTVTKQGRGTHARALAAWRRAQTAFEEAMGEREAADLRDLMNRAVDIPLPRPE; encoded by the coding sequence ATGCCGAGAGCAGCAGCAAAATCATCCGATCTGGTCGATGACCCAGCGCGCTGTAACTGCAATCAAGTCCGCCGCGCAGCCAGGCGGCTCTCCCGGTACTATGATCTCGCGTTGGCCCCGAGCGGGCTCAAATCGACGCAATATAGTCTGTTGAGTTATCTCGTGACCTCAGGGCCGATGACCATGGCCCGGCTCGCCAAGCTGATGTCGATGGATCGTGCGACCACGGGCCATAACCTGAGGCCGCTCGAGCGTGACGGTTTCGTTGAGATTTCAGTCGGCGAGAATGACCGGCGGGAGCGCATCGTCACCGTCACAAAACAGGGACGTGGGACGCATGCCCGAGCCTTGGCTGCATGGCGGCGCGCGCAGACAGCCTTCGAAGAAGCCATGGGCGAACGGGAAGCCGCCGATCTGCGCGATTTGATGAACCGGGCCGTTGACATCCCTCTCCCCCGTCCTGAGTAG
- a CDS encoding PepSY domain-containing protein, whose protein sequence is MSWFRNAARLVSTRNKEVLMKRSAPVVLAVVLSAVAVGVAHADRPGADWMPIQQVIDKVLKSGFTLVSKIEADDGRWEGEGIKDGQKMKFHADPKTGEIISARPDR, encoded by the coding sequence GTGTCCTGGTTCCGCAATGCTGCGAGACTTGTCAGCACCCGCAACAAGGAGGTTCTCATGAAGAGGAGTGCACCTGTTGTTCTCGCAGTTGTTCTGTCGGCAGTTGCCGTCGGCGTCGCGCATGCCGACCGGCCGGGGGCTGATTGGATGCCCATTCAGCAAGTCATCGACAAGGTTCTCAAGTCGGGCTTTACGCTCGTCAGCAAAATAGAAGCCGACGACGGCCGTTGGGAAGGCGAAGGCATCAAGGATGGTCAGAAGATGAAGTTTCACGCCGACCCCAAGACGGGCGAGATCATATCCGCGAGGCCTGATCGCTAG